The window CCGGCCCGGCGACCCCGTCTATCTCGGGCGCAAGCCGACGGGCACGCTGGTCGCCGACGCGCTGACCCCCGGTCGCCGCCTGTTCCTGCTGTCGACCGGCACCGGCCTCGCCCCCTTCCTCAGCCTCGCGCGCGATCCCGACATTTATGAGCGGTTCAACGAGATCGTGTTGGTCCATTGCGTGCGTCAGGTCGGCGACCTCGCGTTCCGCGACGACCTCGAAAGCCAGCTCGCCGGCGATCCGCTGGTGCAGGATCAGGCGTTGCTGCAATTCCATTATCTGCCGACGGTGACGCGCGAGCCGTTCCGTACCACGGGGCGCATCGACGCGCTGATCGACGATGGCGCGCTGTTCAGCCATCCGCTGACCGGACCGGCGGCGTTCGACCCGTCCAGCGACCGCATCATGATGTGCGGCAGCATGGCGATGATCCGCGACCTACAGGCGCGCTTCGAAGCGCTGGGCTTCAGGGAAGGCTCGAACGCCGCGCCGGGCGATTTCGTGATCGAACGCGCGTTCGTCGGCTAAGGCGCGTCAGCAGTTGCCGGGGGTCTTGCCCTCCGAACGGCAATTCGTTTCGTACCGCTGATAATCGGCGTCGGAGCCATAGCCGCTGCCCGATCCGCCCCCCGGCGGGGTCATCAGGCCCTGGATCAGCGCGCCCATCAACGCGGGGCCGCTGCCCCCGCCAATTCCCCGGCACCGGCCCTCGTCGGCGAATTGCAGACATTCGACCTTGTTGCCGTTCATGATCGCGCCGACCATGCTTTCACGACCGTCGGCGTAGCTGAAATAGGCTTTGACGAACATCTTGCCGGTCGGCTTGTCGAGTTCGGTGTCGACCAGATCGACCGAGCCGCCGCGATATTTGTTCATCGCCCAATGGCGTGAATCCTCGCTGACCGCGCTTTCCAGGATCGGCTGATAACGTGCCTCGGCGCCGCGCGGCAAGGCCGCTTTCAATCGCTTGCGCTCGGCAATTTGCGCAAGCCGGTTCTGTTCGGCCAAAGCCTGCTCTTCGGCGCGGCGCGCGGCCATTTCGCGGTCGCGGACGACATAATCGACAATTTCGATCGCGGCACCCGTTGAGTTCGATTCCCATTTCTGAGCGGCTCCCGGCGCGCTTTTTCCCGCGAGTTCGAGGGACGCCGCGTTGCAGATGCCGACGCTGGTGCCGTTCACTTCGTCGACAAGCTGGCATCGGTCGCCCGTCCGCGTGCCCGAAACCGTGCCGTTGGCGGAGCGTCGCCCGTCGCTCATTCGCCAGGTACCGCTGACGAGGTTGCTGTCGAACTCAAGTTCATAGCGGATCGTCCCGTGATAGGGCTTGCCGTTCAGCTTGAGCGCATCGCCAAGCAGATTGCCCAGGACATCGCCCCGCCGGTTGTTGCGTTGCTTCGGATATTCGACGCCTTCGAGCGATCCTTCATAGACGACCTTGCCGCGGAAATTCGGGTCGATCGAACTGCCCGCCGCGGGCATCCGCGCGACCCATTGTCCCGACGCATCCTTGCACAGCGTCGTCTTTTTCGCCTTGCCGCCCTCGACAATACTCGACACGCGGCACTCCTGCCCGGACTGCATCGCCTCGGCATCTGTGACGGTCAGCGACGCCATCAGCGTGACCGCGCAAAATATCGCCCCTTTAACCATCCGAATCACCCCCACATGACCGACCCTGGAAATGAGTATCACATCGTTCGAATGTTAAAAGTCGCCTTTGGTATCGCTCGGCCGGCAAGTTTGTGGACAAGCATATCTTGCGGGATTCAAGGCTTGTCCGCGTAGGCCTTCACCAGATCGACCATATAGTCGCGCCCGACATAGAGCGATTTCACCTCGATCCGTTCGTTGAGGCCGTGGACGCCGTTGCCGTCGGGATCGCCCCAGATGCCGGGGATGCCATAGGTCGGGATGCCCGCCGCGCCGAGGAAGGTCGCGTCGGTATAGCCGTTCGCCATCGACGGGATCACCTTCAGCCCCGGCCAATATTTGGCGACCAGCCTTTCCATCGGGCCGATGACCTTTGGGTCGAGCGGCGGCGCGGGCGGTGCGGGGCGCTTGGGCGGCAACTGGGTTATGGCGACGCCGGGGTCGCCGATGACCTTCGCCAGTTCGTCCTTGATCGATTCGATACTGTGCCCGGGAAAGATGCGGCAGTTGATGTTCGCGCCCGCCCGCTGCGGCAGTGCGTTGGGGGCGTGACCACCGTCGAGCAAGGTCGCGACGCAGGTGGTGCGCAGGTTGCTGTGCAGGAACGGGTCCTTGTTGACGATCGCCTCGGCCGCCCTGTCGGCCGGATCTTTCGCCAGCGCCACCATCGCCCGGCCGGTGTCGTCGCCGCGAACGGCGCCGGCCTCGGCAAAATAGCGCCGCGTGACGTCGGTCATCTCGACCGGAAAGTTATGCTCTTCAATCCTGGTCAGCGCGCGGGCGAGTTCGTAGATCGCATTGGCGGGCACCGGCGCCGAGCTGTGCCCGCCGGGGTTGCGCGTTTCGAGGCGGAAGTTGGCGAAGGTCTTTTCGCCGACCTGCACCGACTGGCCGATCACCCGGCCCTTGCCGTCGCTGTCGCCGCCGCCGCCTTCGTTGAGCGCGAATTCGGCGTCGATCAGGTCGCGCTTGTTGGCGGCGAGCCACTCGACCCCGTTGAACGCACCATTGCTTTCCTCGCCGCAAGTCAGCGCCATCTTGATCGTGCGTTTGGGCTTATAGCCCGCCTGCTGGAAGCGCATCAGCATGTCGACCCACACCGCGGCCTGCGACTTCACGTCGAGCGTGCCGCGGCCATAGAAATAGCCATTCTCCTCGAACAGGGTGAAGGGGTCGCGCTCCCAATCCTCGCGCTTCGCCTCGACCACGTCGATGTGCGCCATCACCAGGATCGGCTTCGCGGTTTTCGAGGTCCCCGGATAGACGGCGACGAGGCCGCCTTCCTTCGGATGTTCGGGGGTGGCGAAAAGGGTGAGCTGGTCGCCCGGAAAACCCGCCGCCTTCATCCTTGTCGCCATGCGCTCGGCGGCGAGGGTGCAACTGCCCGACGACAGCGTCGTGTTGGTTTCGATCAGCTCCTTGAAAATCTCGCGAAAGGCGAGCTGGTCCGGGCGCGCCTCTTGCGCCGCGGCGGGCGTCGAGAGCGCGAGCGCCGACAGGACCGGCAGCCAGATTTTCTTGATCATCGAAATTCCCTTCGCATGCGAAGGGAGCAGAAAGCGCGAAGCCCCGCAAGGCCGATTGGCGGGCCGCCCGGGCCTTAAGGAGACAAAGTATACGCACACACGCGTCCGGAATGTCTCCTTTGTCGCTTTAAGCGGTGGTGCGTTGGGGGAGCCGGGTGCGAAGGTGCAAGAGGCAGATGGCGCCGTCATCCGACAGGGTAGATCATGGCGGGATTTATTAGGAAAGCGGTTTTTTGGGGGGGCGTCAGCGACGTGTCCTTGATCCTCCCTGTCGCGCAGCGATGGGGAGGTGGCAGCGCGGAGCGCTGACGGAGGGGCGATAACGCACCGTCGCTGGCCCCTCCACCACTTGCTTCGCAAGCGGTCCCCCTCCCCATGGCTTCGCCACAGGGAGGATTTTTGCGTCCGCTCCATGCCGATCCCGGTGTCGCGCCTATGGTCGCCCATCCCCTTGTTTCCCTTGCACGGCACTCCGCTTTCGCGCATCCCCGCCTTCAGGGAAGAGGAGCATAAGTGACCGAAATCGAGGATCATCCGCCCGGACTCGTGGCGCGCGCCGTGCGGCGTCTGTTGTTGCTGATGTACCGGATGCGCGGCTGGAAAGCGGTCGGCGAGGTGCCCGAACCGCGGCGTTTCATCATCATCGCCGCGCCGCACACCAGCAACTGGGATTTCGTCAACTTCCTCGGCCTGACCGCCGACCTGAAGGTCCGCGCGCATTTCATGGGCAAATTGTCGCTGTTCAAATGGCCGCTCGCGGGCTTCATGAAACAGATGGGCGGTATCCCGGTCGATCGCCACAATGCCAGCAACGCGGTGCAGCAGATGGTCGATGAATTCGCGCGCCGCGCCGAATTCATGCTGACGGTCGCGCCCGAGGGGACGCGCGGCAAGGCGAAGAAATGGCGCACCGGATTCTACCAGATCGCGATGGCGGCCAAGGTGCCGATGGTCGTCGGCATGATGGATTATGGCACCAAGACCGGCGGCCTCGGGCCGCTGATCTGGCCGACGGGCGACTTTCGCGCCGACATGATGAAGGTGCTGGAGGTCTATAAGAGCTGCATCCCGAAATTTCCGGAGCGTGCGGTCAAGTCGATCGACGATATCGTGGGGGCGGATTAGGACCGGACGCAACAGGGGCAGGAGACGGCGATGACGAGCGTGGGAATCGTGTTGGCGACCAATTTCTTCGGCCTGATCCTGGTCATCGGTGTGCTGTGGCTGATCGCGCTGTCGATCCGCGACGTGTCCTTCATTGATGCCTTTTGGGCTTTCGGCATGGTGCTGCTCGCGTGGGGCACCGCGATCCAGGTCGGCAACGAAGGGCTGCGCGCGCAATTGCTGCTCGGGCTGACGACGCTGTGGGGGCTGCGTCTGGCGATCCACCTGTTCGTCCGCTGGCGGCGGAGCGGCGAAGACCCGCGTTACGAAAAGATCATCGCGGGGATCATGAAAAAGCGCCATTGGGGGTGGGAAACGACCGCGCTGGTCAGCGTCTTCCTGACCCAGGCGCCCCTGCTGTTCGTCACCAGCCTGCCGGCGCAGATCGGCATTTTTGCAAGCGCGGCATCGCCGGCGTCGCAGATCGGGGTGATCGGCTGGATCGGGGTCGTGGCGGCGCTCACCGGCATCGCATTCGAGAGCGTCGGCGACTGGCAGCTCGACCGGTTTCGCGGCAACCCCGACAATCAGGGCAAGATCCTCGACACCGGGCTGTGGCGCTATACGCGGCATCCCAATTATTTCGGCGACGCGCTGACTTGGTGGGGCATCTGGCTCGTCGCCGCCGACGCGGCGCTGTGGGTCGCGGCGGCAAGCGTGATCGGGCCGTTGTTCCTGTCCTTCACGCTGACCAAATGGTCGGGCAAGGCGCTGCTCGAACGCGGTATGAAGCACACGCGGCCGGGCTATGACGCCTATGTCGCGCGCACCTCGGGCTTCATCCCCTGGCCGCCGAAAAAACATGGGTCGTGAAAAAGCGTGGCGCTTGATCCCGGCCTCGATGCCGACCAACCGGTCCCCGCCGATGCAAGCGCGCTCGGCGATGCGCCGCGCATCCGCGCGATCCTGACCGAAGCGGCGCGCGAAGGGCGCAGCGTGAGCTACTCCGAACTGCTCGGCGACCTTGGCTTTCGTTTCACCCGGCCCAAGATGCGCGCGGTATGCCGCACGCTCGAAGAGGTCGACCGGTTGTGCGCGGCGGACGGTCAGCCCGACATGGCGGTGCTGGTCGTGCGCGAAAGCGACCGCCTGCCCGGGCAGGGCTGGTGGGTCGGCGGCACGGCGCTGCTGCTCGGCTATCACGGCCCGTGGGAGGGCGCGGCGGCGGCGCGCTTCATAAAGGAGCAGCAGCAGGCGGTGTTCGATTATTGGTCGGGGCGATAGGTGATCAGACAGCTCGCATATCTTGTGCAGTCGGTCCTGAGTTTCATCGTCTTCGCCGGGCTTAGGGAACTGCGTCTCGACCTTTGGGCGGTTATAGCACTGATCGTCGTCCTGAATTTCCTCGTCATCCTGATCCACGAACTCGGCCATGCCTGGGCGGTGGTGCGCTGGGGTGCAACGCTGCGCACCATCTGCGTCATGGGCATCCATTATGACGTGCCCAAGAGGCGGCTCTCGTTTCGCCGCTTACCGCACAAGGCGGAGGTGGGTGGTTACGTCTCTTATTCGCCGCATCCGGTCCAGCATTCCTCGAAGAGCGCCCTCGCGATCGCGCTGGCCGGGCCGGGCGCCAATTTGCTTCTGGCGTTGGTTGCGGGCACGGCGCTGCTGTTTCTCCCCGACCCGGCCGCTTGCATCGTCTCGCGCGATCCGATGATCGCGATCAGCGGGGGCTATGCCGGGCTGCCCGACGAGGACGCGATGCGGCGCGCCTTTGCCGAGGTCGCGCGGCAGGAAAAATGCGTGTGGATCGGCGCGCTTCTCCACCGTTTTGCCGAGGTTCTGGCGATCCTGTCGGCGGGAATCGGTCTGTCGAACCTTCTGCCTTTCAATGGCAGTGACGGCGAAACAGTCCTGTCGCACGCAAAGATGCTGCGCCGGAAGCGGCGGTGATCGTGGCGACGTGTGCCGCGCCTCAGCGCGCCTCAGAGCCGATCGATGCGCTCGATTGCGCTGCGCAACAGCGGCCGCAATTCGTTTGCAAAAGCCTTCGTATGTTCACGGTAGATGCGGAGGATATCGTCGGTTGGCTCGTTCTTGCTGACGATCGCGGTTTCGCGCGCGATCATCTTCGCGTTATCGGCGATGCTTTTTTCGATGAGGCGTACGTGCCGCCATAGCGCGACGTCGTCGATCCGCGAGGTCGTGAGCGCATGGGCGAAAACCTCGCGCCCGAATTCGAGCTGGGTGAGCAGCAGGACGATGCTGTCCTTCTGCTTCGCCTTGTCCGGCCCGCCCGCGTCGCCGCGCGCGATCTTCGCGAGCGTGGCGTCGAGATCATGCATCGCACCGCCCAGTAAATTGACGTCGTCGCGCCGGGCGGTGCGGCGGGAGCGGTCGGCGACATAGATGGCGGTGCCGGTCGCTCCGCCGATACCGATCATGGCGCCCGCGAAGGCGAGCCAGTCGCCGGGCGTTGCGCCGTAAAGGATAGCCTGCGCGATCAGGAAGACGACGACGATGGCGAGCCCCGCCAGTCCGCCGACCACAGCCTCACCGACCTTGTCTTTCCAGTGCATTGCCGCCGCGTCCGGGCCTATTTCTTCAACCCGATTTCGCGCAGCCGCTCTTGCAGATACTCATCCGCCGTGATCGGCGTCGGATAGAGGTTCGGGTGCGACGCGCTGATGCAATTTTCCAGCGTCTCGATCGGATAGTCCGACCGGAAGTGGAGGAAGAAAGGCATCGAGTAACGCGCGACGCTCGCCCGCCCCGCATCGGGGTTGCGGACGCGGTGGGTGGTCGAGGGCAGCTTGTTGTTGGTCAGTCGCTGGAGCATGTCGCCGACATTGACCGCCATCGCGCCCGGCGGGGGCGAGACGGGGAGCCAGCTGCCGTCCTTGTCGAGGATTTCCAGCCCCGCTTCCTCGGCGCCGAGCAGCAGCGTGATCGTGTTTATATCCTCATGCGCCTCGGCGCGGATGCCCTTGGCGGGGGCCTCAACCGGCGGATAGTGGAGCAGGCGCATCACGCTGTTGCCGTCCTGCACCGTGTCGTCGAAGAAGGCGGGGTCGAGCTTCAGATAGCGCGCGATGCCCGAGAGCAGCTGCGCGCCGACGCGGTCGAATTCGGCGAAGAGCTTGTCATAGGCGGTGCGGAAGCCCGCGACCTCGGCGGGCCAGACATTGTTCGGCTGCTGCGCGGCGAGGCGGTGGCCTGCGGGCAGGTCGCGGCCGACGTGCCAGAATTCCTTGAGGTCGACCTCTTTCGCGCCCTTGGCGATCTCGGTCCCGAACGGGGTGTAGCCGCGCGCGCCGCCGCCGCCGGGGATATGATAGGCGCGCTTCTGATCCTCATCGAGCGCGAAGAATTGCTTCGCCTTGTCCCACGCCTCGTCGATCAGATCGGGGTCGATGCCATGATCGGTGATCATCGCAAAGCCGAAGCGTTCGAAGGACGCGCCGAAATCCTGCGCGAAGCGGTCGGCGGGAAGCGCCATGGAAATCACGGGTACGGCGGCGGTCATAGGTCGATCCATCTATCAAGGGGCGGCGCCGGGGCGCGCGTCATGCCATGCGATTTAGGCGTTGCGCGGCACAGGTTAAAGGGAAAAAGGCGGTTCCGTCCCGCGCATCGCTCGGCTAAGCTCGCCGCCATGGCAAAGCAATATTGGCTGATGAAATCCGAACCCGACGCCTATGCGTGGGAAACGCTCGTCAAGGACGGCAAGGGCATGTGGGACGGGGTGCGCAACCACAGCGCCAAGCTCAATATGAAGGCGATGAAGGTCGGCGACGAGGCGCTCTTCTATCACAGCAATATCGGCAAGGAATGCGTCGGGATCATGGAGATCGTCGAGGAGGCGACCCCCGATCCGACCGCCGAGGAAGGCTCGCCGTGGGTGATCGTGCGCGTCGCGCCGGTTCGTCCGCTCGCGCATCCGGTGACGCTGGCGGCGATCAAGGCCGATCCCAAGCTCGCCGACATGGACCTGATCCGGCTGTCACGGCTGTCGGTCGGGCGTGTGACGCCCGCCGAGTGGAAGCATATCCTCAAAAAATCGGAAAAGCCCGGCGACTAGAGCCGGGGCAGCGGCGTGCGCAGCTTGGTCTGCATGTGCGCGGCGACCGACGGGTGCAGCGGGTTGACGAACTCGCAGCCATATTCATTGCCATCGACGCGGCGGACGATGCATTCGAGTTGCTGCAGCCCGGGCAGGCTGACCCAGATATGCTTGCCGATCGCCGGTCGCGCGAAGGTGTTCATGCGAAAGCCGGTCGACGACAGGTCGAACAGCTCGGCGTCATAGGGGTTGAAGCCCGCCTCGCGAAACCGCGCGTTCGCCTTGACCTGCGCGCGCTCGGCGCCGCGGGTTTGGGCGCCGGGCTTGGTGGAGAATGTACCAGAGTGTTTCACGGTCGGCTGCGTTCCCGTTGAAGTGGAGCGGCGAATCTAGGGGGCGATGCTTTCGCAGCGGTAAACGGAGAGCGTAAATATCTTCGGAACGCGGCTTTACTGTCTCGCGGCGGGACGGTTTGCGCCTCAGTCCGACGGGCGGACGCGGCCGCGGCCCGCCTTGATCGTGCTGCGCGCCTTCTTGCTGTCGACGCGGCGCGCCTTCGCCGCCTTGCTCGGCTTGGTCTTCACCCGCCGTTCGGGGCGGACGCGCGCGGCATCGACCAGCGCGGTCAGCCGTTCGCGCGCGTCGGCGCGGTTCGCTTCCTGGGTGCGATAGCGGCGCGCGAGGATGACGAGTTCGCCATCGGTCGTCATCCGGCTGCCGGCGAGGGTTTTCAGCCTTTTATAGGCTTCGGGGTCGAGCCCGAGCGCATAGACGTTGACGCGCAGCTGGCACGCGGTCGCGACCTTGTTGACATTCTGCCCGCCCGGCCCGGTTCCGGCGAGGAATTTCTCGCTGATCGCCGATTCCGGAATGTCAGCCACGCGTCGGCTCCGCACCCTCCGGCGCCGCGAAACCCAGCGCGGTGAAGCGGTCGGGGAAGGGGGCTTCGGCGAGTATCGACGGCTTGTCGCCGCGCGCCACCACCAGCCGCTCGGCGTGGAGCATGGTGCGATCGCGCGCACCGCCGGTGCCATAGACGGGATCGCCGACGAGCGGAAAGCCGAGGCCTTCGAGCGCGTGGACGCGGAGTTGGTGGGTGCGGCCGGTTTCGGGGCGGAAGCGCAGCAGGCTGCGGCCACCGACCTCGGCGAGTTTTTCCCAATGCGAGATCGACGGCTTGCCGCGCTTGCTGCCGTCGGCGTCGCCGACCATGCGCCAGCCGTCCTCGGCGGTCGAAACCTTGGCGAGCGGCAGGTTGATCGTGCCGCGCTCGCCCGCGACGATGCCGTCGACAATCGCGAGATAGGCCTTTTCGACCTCGCGCGCCTCGAATGCCCGGGTGAAGCGGCCATGCGCCTTAGGATTGCGCGCGAGCAGGAGGCATCCCGAGGTGTCGCGGTCGAGCCGGTGGACCGCGAGCGGCCAGCGTTTGAACCCGAACTTCAGCGTGTCGAGATGATTGATCAGGCTGATGCCGCCATCGCGCGGCGCATCGACGGGCAGGCCCGCCGGCTTGTCGACGACGATCGCCTCGCCGTCGAGGAACAGGATATGATCGGTGAGTAACATCGGCGGCCTATAGGCCGCGCGCCGGTCAGCCGAAAGAATAAACGTCCATGCCGAGCAGGCCATAGGTCGTGCTGGCGTGCAGCCGCTCGGCCGCGAAGGGCGTGGCGCCCGCGCCCATCGCGACGAAAAGCGGCAGGATGTGATCCATCGTCGGGTGATTGTCGTGGCCGTGCGGCGCCCGCTCGACCGCGTGCAGCACATCGTCGACCGCGCCTGCCGCCATGCGCTCGGCGACCCAGTCGGTGAAACCGGTCACCCACGCCGGGGCGGGGGCATCGATGGCGGGGCGTGCCGAGAAGAGCGCGCGGAGGTTGTGGGTGATGCTGCCCGACCCGATGATCAGCACGCCTTCGTCGCGCAGCGGCGTCAGCGCCTGGCCCAAAGCATAATGCCATTCGGGCGAGGCGTTCGACGCGATCGAGAGCTGGACGACGGGGATATCGGCACCGGGATAGGTCAGCGACAAGGGCACCCAGGCGCCATGGTCGAGCCCGCGTTCGGGATCGGCGGTGACCGTCAGGCCATGGTCGCCGAGCAGAGCGACGATGCGCGCCGCGAGCGCCGGATCGCCCGGCGCCGGATAGCGCATCGCAAAGAGTTCGTCGGGAAAGCCGCCGAAGTCGTGGATCGTCGGCGGGTTCGCCGACGAGGTCACCGTCGCGCGGCCCCCTTGGTACGCCGCGTCATGGTGCGCCGACACCATCAGGATTGTACGCGGGCGCGGCAATTGGGTGCCCAGCCCGGCGAGGAAGGTCCGCGCCGGGCTGGGCTCGAGCGCCATCATCGGCGAGCCGTGCGAAACGAAAAGGCTCGGGAGACGGCGCATCGATTCAGGCCGCCTGCTTGAGGTCGGCGATCGACGCGGTCGCGCGGGCTATCGCTTCGCCGTCCACCATCTGCTGGTCGGCGGCGATGATCTGGACGTCGGTGATGCCGACGAAGCCGAGCAGCTGGAGCATGTAGCGGCTCGCGAAATCATAATCGCTGCCGACCGGCACGCCGCCCGAGGCGACGACGAGATAGGCCTTCTTGCCCTTGAGCAGGCCTTCGGGACCGGTCTCGGTGTAGCGGAAGGTGCGACGGGCGCGGGCGATCAGGTCGACCCACGCCTTGAGCGCGGCGGGGATGCCGAAATTATAGACCGGCACGCCGATAACGATCGTGTCGGCGGCTTCGAGTTCGGCGATCAGCTCGTCCGAAAGCGCGAGTGCGGCGCGTTGGTCGTCGTTGCGCTCGGCATCGTCGGTGAAATTGGCGCCGACCCAGTTTTCGGTCAGCAGCGCCGGCGGGGTGAGCGCGAGGTCGCGCTGGGTGACCGCGGCGCCATAGCCCTGTTCGACAAGGCGGGCGACGAGCTGGTCGGTGAGTTGGCGGGTGGTCGAACCGCTGTTGCGGGCCGAGGCATCGATGCGAAGAATATGGGACATGATTTTACTCCTTGGACTGGAACATTGGGAAGAAGGGGGTGCCGCGAGTTCATTTACCGGGGGAGGGGAACTCGCGGCACAGGGGGGGCCGCCGCCAGGGGGAGAGGCGGCGGCCCGGGGCTTCGTTACAGGCTGTCGACCAGCACCAGTTCGGCGTCGTCGATCGCCTCGACCTCGATCGTGCCGACATCGCGCAGCGCGATGCCGTCGCGGGGATCGGCGTCCTCGCCATTGACGCGGATGCGACCCTTGGCGGCGACGAGATAGGCGTGGCGCCCGGCTTCGAGGTCGTAGGAGACCGTCTCGCCGGCGTTCACCGTTGCCGCCGCCACCCGGGCGTCGGCGCGGATCGGCAAAGCGTCATCGCCTTCGATGCCGCTGGCGAGCGTCACGAACTGGCCGGACCGATCGGCCTGCGGGAACTGGCGCGCGCCCCAGCCGGGGTTGCCACCGGCGCGGTCGGGCATGATCCAGATCTGGAACAGCGTGGTCTGCTCGTCCTCGAGGTTGAACTCGCTGTGCGTCACGCCGGTGCCGGCGCTCATCACCTGGACATCGCCCGCCGCGGTACGGCCGGTGTTGCCCATCGAGTCGCGGTGGGTGATCGCGCCGCTGCGGACATAGGTGATGATTTCCATGTCGCGGTGCGGGTGCGGGGGGAACCCTGCCTGCGCCGCGATGGCATCGTCGTTCCACACGCGCAGCGCGCCCCAGCCCATGCGTTTCGGGTCATGGTAGTTCGCGAAGGAGAAATGGTGGCGGGCGTCGAGCCAGCCATGGTCGGCGTGGCCGAGGCTGTCGAATTTGCGAATGTCGATCATGGCGTCGTCCTTTCGTTCGGGCCTGCGGCGGGTGCCGGGGGCCGTCTTGTTGAAGCCAAGATAGCGATTGGGATTGTTTCTAAAATAGCGTAGATGGAAATCTATCGTTTCCATTTTTGACCTCGTCATTGCGAGGAGCCGGAGGCGACGCGGCAATCCAGAGTGTGCGTAATCCGCCCTGGATTGCTTCGCTTCGCTCGCAATGACGGGGCAACAGGTGGCGACCATGGGCAGGCAATAGAGGACGAAGAGAATGGCGCTTCCCGATTATGAAGGC is drawn from Sphingopyxis sp. OPL5 and contains these coding sequences:
- a CDS encoding FMN-dependent NADH-azoreductase, with translation MSHILRIDASARNSGSTTRQLTDQLVARLVEQGYGAAVTQRDLALTPPALLTENWVGANFTDDAERNDDQRAALALSDELIAELEAADTIVIGVPVYNFGIPAALKAWVDLIARARRTFRYTETGPEGLLKGKKAYLVVASGGVPVGSDYDFASRYMLQLLGFVGITDVQIIAADQQMVDGEAIARATASIADLKQAA
- a CDS encoding pirin family protein, with protein sequence MIDIRKFDSLGHADHGWLDARHHFSFANYHDPKRMGWGALRVWNDDAIAAQAGFPPHPHRDMEIITYVRSGAITHRDSMGNTGRTAAGDVQVMSAGTGVTHSEFNLEDEQTTLFQIWIMPDRAGGNPGWGARQFPQADRSGQFVTLASGIEGDDALPIRADARVAAATVNAGETVSYDLEAGRHAYLVAAKGRIRVNGEDADPRDGIALRDVGTIEVEAIDDAELVLVDSL